A window from Theobroma cacao cultivar B97-61/B2 chromosome 3, Criollo_cocoa_genome_V2, whole genome shotgun sequence encodes these proteins:
- the LOC18604053 gene encoding transcription factor DICHOTOMA — MFPSNINRYNDPIAYIDHSILHRHFPNDIISFSKPEDLPLSLFHFPSPCYNHCELELEEDYDVFLPQHHDLLLHQQTLTTDNSVSDTIIIMPDHSSKNEGSTINCTRKSHNATDQQMEKKRSSKRDRHSKINTAKGPRDRRMRLSLEVAREFFGLQDMLGYDKASRTVEWLLIQSRSEIKKLARSKLSQMNNSCSVAAAKSPSSTSEGEVVSGIDKAAVEGSISKGKPSTKEKKVRQPRKITFRPLARDLREKARARAKARTKEKTMRAQRFDESKLCDDTRNDDLNKFSYWSSVETGEESGSQHHIRNPSFQAAVAEVKELSSRNREHIRIHGDMGDESLAIMNNFTFNCLQNAGIHQEHQLTSFLSFGKSWDCYNNQSL, encoded by the exons ATGTTTCCTTCCAACATCAATCGCTACAATGACCCAATCGCTTATATCGACCATTCAATTCTCCACAGACATTTTCCCAATGACATTATTTCATTCTCCAAACCGGAAGACCTCCCTCTTTCCTTATTTCATTTCCCCTCTCCCTGTTATAATCACTGTGAGTTAGAACTAGAAGAAGACTATGATGTTTTCCTCCCGCAACACCATGATCTGTTACTTCACCAGCAAACCTTGACGACTGATAATTCAGTTTCGGATACAATCATCATCATGCCGGATCATTCCAGCAAGAACGAGGGGTCAACGATAAACTGCACCAGAAAGAGCCATAATGCCACCGATCAGCAgatggagaaaaaaagaagttcCAAGAGAGATCGGCACAGCAAGATTAATACGGCTAAGGGACCGAGGGATCGGAGAATGAGACTGTCTCTTGAAGTTGCTCGAGAGTTTTTTGGTCTGCAAGACATGCTAGGCTATGATAAAGCTAGTAGAACTGTCGAGTGGTTACTCATACAGTCAAGGTCAGAAATCAAGAAACTAGCCAGAAGCAAGCTTTCCCAGATGAATAACAGCTGCAGCGTTGCAGCTGCAAAGAGTCCCTCTTCAACTTCTGAGGGTGAGGTCGTGTCTGGAATTGATAAGGCAGCTGTCGAAGGCAGCATCTCTAAGGGGAAACCTTCAAcgaaagagaaaaaggttaGACAGCCACGTAAAATCACTTTCCGCCCTCTTGCAAGGGATTTAAGGGAAAAGGCCAGGGCAAGGGCGAAGGctagaacaaaagaaaagaccaTGCGGGCTCAAAGGTTCGATGAATCAAAGCTATGTGACGACACCCGAAACGATGATCTGAATAAATTCAGTTATTGGAGCTCCGTTGAGACTGGTGAAGAATCTGGTTCTCAACATCACATTAGGAACCCTTCCTTCCAGGCCGCGGTAGCTGAGGTTAAAGAGCTTAGCTCCCGCAACCGTGAACACATAAGGATTCATGGAGACATGGGTGATGAATCCTTAGCAATTATGAATAATTTCACTTTCAATTGTCTACAAAACGCTGGAATTCACCAAGAG cATCAGCTCACAAGCTTCCTATCCTTTGGCAAATCATGGGACTGCTACAATAATCAGAGTCTGTAA
- the LOC18604054 gene encoding DNA mismatch repair protein MSH2 — protein MDENFDERNKLPELKLDAKQAQGFLSFFKTLPNDARAVRFFDRRDYYTAHGENATFIAKTYYRTTTALRQLGSGSDGLSSVTVSKNMFETIARDLLLERTDHTLELYEGSGSHWRLMKSGSPGNLGSFEDVLFANNEMQDTPVVVALLPNFRENGCTIGFSYVDLTKRVLGLAEFLDDSHFTNTESALVALGCKECLLPIESGKASECRTLNDALTRCGVMVTERKKTEFKARDLVQDLGRLIKGSIEPVRDLVSGFEFAPAALGALLSYAELLADEGNYGNYSIRRYNLGSYMRLDSAAMRALNVLESRTDANKNFSLFGLMNRTCTAGMGKRLLHMWLKQPLLDVSEINSRLDLVQAFVEDTELRQALRQHLKRISDIERLMRNIEKTRAGLQHVVKLYQSSIRIPYIKSALEKYDGQFSSLIKERYLDPFELFTDDDHLNKFISLVETSVDLDQLENGEYMISPSYDDALAALKNEQESLELQIHNLHKQTAIDLDLPVDKALKLDKGTQFGHVFRITKKEEPKVRKKLSTQFIILETRKDGVKFTSTKLKKLGDQYQKILEEYKNCQKELVNRVVQTTATFSEVFEPLAGLLSELDVLLSFADLASSCPTPYTRPEITPADVGDIVLEGSRHPCVEAQDWVNFIPNDCRLVRGKSWFQIITGPNMGGKSTFIRQVGVNILMAQVGSFVPCEKASISVRDCIFARVGAGDCQLRGVSTFMQEMLETASILKGATDKSLIIIDELGRGTSTYDGFGLAWAICEHIVEVIKAPTLFATHFHELTALAHENVNDEPQAKQIVGVANYHVSAHIDSSSRKLTMLYKVEPGACDQSFGIHVAEFANFPESVISLAREKAAELEDFSPTSIISSDARQEEGSKRKRECDPIDMSRGAAKAHKFLKDFADLPLESMDLKQALQQVNKLRGDLEKDAVNCNWLRQFL, from the exons atggatgaaaattttgatgaacgAAACAAGCTTCCAGAGCTCAAACTAG ATGCTAAGCAGGCTCAAGggtttctctctttcttcaaaACCCTACCCAAT GATGCAAGGGCAGTTCGGTTTTTTGATCGCCGG GATTATTATACTGCTCATGGTGAAAATGCAACCTTTATTGCAAAGACATATTACCGCACTACTACTGCTCTCCGGCAACTGGGTAGCGGCTCTGATGGCCTTTCAAGTGTAACTGttagtaaaaacatgtttgaaACAATTGCTCGTGATCTTCTCCTGGAGAGAACAGACCACACTCTGGAGCTCTATGAAGGCAGTGGCTCCCATTGGAGGTTAATGAAAAGTGGCAGTCCTGGGAATCTGGGCAGTTTTGAAGATGTTCTGTTTGCCAACAATGAGATGCAGGACACACCTGTTGTTGTTGCATTGCTTCCTAACTTCCGTGAAAATGGGTGCACTATTGGGTTCAGTTATGTTGATTTAACGAAGAGGGTACTTGGATTGGCTGAATTTCTTGATGATAGTCACTTTACAAATACAGAGTCGGCTTTGGTTGCTCTCGGTTGCAAGGAATGCCTTTTGCCCATAGAGAGTGGAAAAGCCAGTGAATGTAGAACTCTCAATGATGCTTTGACCAGATGTGGTGTTATGGTAActgagagaaagaaaactgAGTTTAAAGCAAGGGATCTGGTTCAGGATCTTGGCAGACTAATCAAAGGTTCCATTGAACCAGTTCGAGACTTGGTTTCTGGATTTGAATTTGCACCTGCTGCTTTAGGAGCCTTACTATCTTATGCAGAACTACTGGCAGATGAAGGCAATTATGGAAATTATAGCATCCGGAGATACAATCTTGGCAGCTACATGAGATTAGATTCTGCTGCTATGAGGGCATTGAATGTCCTAGAAAGCAGAACTGatgcaaacaaaaattttagtttGTTTGGTCTTATGAATAGAACCTGTACCGCTGGGATGGGTAAGCGGTTGCTTCATATGTGGCTAAAACAGCCTTTGTTAGATGTAAGTGAGATAAACTCAAGGCTAGATTTGGTACAAGCTTTTGTGGAGGATACCGAGCTTCGCCAAGCTTTGAGGCAGCATCTGAAAAGAATTTCAGATATTGAGCGACTTATGCGCAATATTGAAAAGACAAGAGCTGGTTTGCAGCATGTTGTAAAACTTTATCAG TCAAGTATAAGAATTCCCTACATTAAAAGTGCCCTGGAAAAATATGATGGACAGTTTTCATCCTTGATCAAGGAAAGATATTTGGATCCTTTTGAGCTCTTCACTGACGACGATCATTTGAACAAGTTCATTTCTCTTGTTGAAACTTCTGTCGACCTAGATCAACTTGAAAATGGGGAATACATGATTTCACCTAGTTATGATGATGCCCTAGCTGCACTAAAAAATGAGCAGGAGTCACTAGAGCTCCAAATACACAACTTACATAAACAAACTGCTATTGATCTTGATCTGCCAGTAGACAAGGCATTAAAGTTAGATAAGGGCACACAGTTTGGACATGTTTTCAGAAttacaaagaaagaagagccaaaagtaagaaaaaagcTCTCCACCCAATTTATTATTCTTGAAACTCGAAAGGATGGAGTAAAATTCACTAGCACAAAGCTTAAAAAGTTGGGGGACCAGTACCAAAAGATACTTGAGGAGTATAAGAACTGTCAAAAAGAACTAGTCAACCGAGTGGTTCAAACTACAGCAACTTTCTCTGAG GTGTTTGAGCCCTTAGCTGGGTTGCTCTCCGAATTGGATGTCTTGCTTAGTTTTGCTGATTTAGCTTCTAGTTGCCCTACCCCATACACAAGACCTGAAATTACTCCAGCG GATGTAGGAGATATTGTATTAGAAGGAAGTAGACATCCCTGTGTGGAGGCGCAAGACTGGGTGAATTTTATACCAAATGATTGTAGACTT GTAAGAGGAAAGAGCTGGTTCCAGATCATCACTGGGCCTAATATGGGTGGAAAATCAACATTCATCCGGCAG GTTGGTGTCAACATTCTGATGGCACAAGTAGGTTCTTTTGTTCCTTGTGAAAAAGCTAGCATTTCTGTCCGAGACTGCATTTTTGCCCGTGTTGGTGCTGGTGACTGCCAA CTACGTGGAGTTTCTACCTTTATGCAAGAAATGCTTGAAACTGCATCAATATTGAAAGGAGCTACTGACAAGTCATTGATAATCATTGATGAGTTGGGGCGAGGAACATCAACCTATGATGGATTTG GTTTAGCATGGGCCATATGCGAGCATATTGTTGAAGTGATCAAAGCACCTACTTTGTTCGCTACCCACTTCCATGAACTGACTGCATTAGCTCATGAAAATGTCAATGATGAGCCACAGGCAAAACAGATTGTTGGTGTGGCAAACTATCATGTTAGTGCTCACATTGACTCATCAAGTCGCAAATTGACAATGCTGTACAAG GTTGAGCCAGGTGCCTGTGATCAAAGTTTTGGTATCCATGTAGCAGAATTTGCCAACTTTCCTGAAAGTGTTATATCCCTTGCAAGAGAAAAGGCTGCTGAATTGGAAGATTTCTCGCCAACTTCAATCATTTCCAGTGATGCTAGACAAGAG GAAGGTTCTAAAAGGAAGCGAGAGTGTGATCCTATTGACATGTCTAGAGGTGCTGCAAAGGCTCACAAGTTCTTGAAGGACTTTGCTGATTTGCCATTAGAGTCTATGGACCTGAAGCAGGCTCTGCAACAAGTAAACAAGCTAAGGGGTGACTTAGAAAAGGATGCAGTAAACTGTAACTGGCTCCGGCAATTCCTTTAG